The proteins below are encoded in one region of Gammaproteobacteria bacterium:
- a CDS encoding cupin domain-containing protein: MTKSVVTHYAQIESFITKDGSIIRELMHPVAHGVAKQSLAEAIVAVGTRTLAHRHHRSEELYYILRGYGLMHLGDERFEVSPGDTVCIAPGTVHAIENIAAEDLVILCSCAPAYAHDDTEIL; encoded by the coding sequence ATGACGAAATCAGTAGTGACGCATTATGCACAGATCGAATCTTTCATCACGAAAGATGGTTCGATTATTCGTGAGTTAATGCATCCTGTGGCGCATGGTGTCGCCAAACAGAGTTTGGCAGAGGCGATTGTAGCTGTGGGAACGCGTACGCTGGCGCATCGGCATCATCGAAGTGAAGAGCTGTATTACATTCTTCGTGGCTACGGATTAATGCATCTGGGAGACGAGCGTTTTGAGGTGAGCCCGGGCGATACTGTGTGCATCGCACCGGGTACCGTGCATGCCATTGAAAATATCGCTGCCGAGGATTTGGTGATTCTTTGCAGCTGCGCACCTGCTTATGCGCATGATGACACCGAAATATTGTAG
- a CDS encoding sulfurtransferase TusA family protein: MSIEVNRELDASGLACPLPILRLKQALSQMVSGERVRVVTTDPGSKLDFPSFAKQTGHHLLDAQEASGKYYYIVEKA, translated from the coding sequence ATGAGTATTGAAGTGAATCGCGAATTAGATGCCAGTGGTCTAGCCTGTCCTTTGCCGATTTTGCGTCTGAAGCAGGCGTTGAGTCAAATGGTGAGTGGAGAACGGGTGCGGGTAGTGACGACCGATCCCGGCTCCAAACTTGATTTTCCCTCCTTTGCCAAGCAGACGGGGCACCACTTGCTGGATGCCCAGGAAGCCAGTGGCAAATATTATTACATCGTCGAAAAAGCATAA
- a CDS encoding TerB family tellurite resistance protein — protein MLNNIRDFFQQRLGSISGGRDSDSPEKALQLATASLLIEISRADYHVAPAERKAITTAVRSFFGLSEQETAELVQLAESEMEGATCLYEFTRLVDTHFSYDQKIKVIENLWRVAYADAAKHHYEEHLVRKIADLLHVSHKDFIRTRHVVEQATN, from the coding sequence ATGTTGAACAACATCCGCGATTTTTTTCAGCAACGGCTTGGTTCCATCAGTGGCGGGCGCGATTCCGATAGCCCCGAGAAGGCGCTACAACTGGCAACGGCTTCGCTGTTGATCGAGATATCCAGGGCGGATTATCACGTTGCCCCGGCGGAACGCAAGGCGATTACAACGGCGGTACGGTCCTTCTTTGGTTTGTCAGAGCAGGAAACGGCGGAACTGGTGCAATTGGCGGAATCCGAAATGGAGGGCGCCACCTGTCTCTACGAATTCACCCGCTTAGTCGATACCCATTTTAGTTACGATCAAAAAATTAAAGTCATCGAAAATCTGTGGCGTGTGGCCTATGCTGACGCCGCTAAGCACCATTATGAAGAACACCTGGTGCGCAAGATTGCCGATCTATTGCACGTCTCCCATAAAGATTTTATCCGCACCCGTCACGTCGTCGAACAGGCGACTAACTAG
- a CDS encoding phage tail protein, with protein sequence MTQFSVNTHRMNPYAQFKFRVRWDGRVVAGISYISGLERHTDVVEYREGGQPNIQRKAPALSSFVPIVLKRGVTHDTTFEQWANLVWNPAGNPEIALRDFRKDILIELLNESGQVVLAYKVYRCWPSEYAALGDLDASATAVAMETLVLEHEGWERDTSVAEPMEPGAGASNKRKR encoded by the coding sequence ATGACGCAATTTAGTGTAAATACGCATCGAATGAATCCTTACGCCCAGTTTAAATTCCGCGTACGTTGGGATGGACGGGTTGTGGCCGGAATTTCGTATATCAGTGGTTTGGAGCGGCATACCGATGTGGTGGAATACCGCGAGGGCGGGCAACCCAATATTCAACGCAAGGCACCTGCGCTCTCGTCATTTGTGCCGATTGTGCTGAAGCGGGGGGTGACGCACGATACGACATTCGAACAGTGGGCGAATCTGGTGTGGAATCCTGCGGGCAATCCTGAGATTGCGCTCAGGGATTTTCGCAAAGATATCCTCATTGAATTACTCAACGAATCAGGGCAGGTCGTGTTGGCGTACAAAGTGTATCGTTGCTGGCCGTCGGAATATGCGGCGTTAGGTGATTTGGACGCGAGTGCAACGGCAGTGGCAATGGAAACTCTGGTGTTGGAGCATGAAGGTTGGGAGCGTGATACTTCCGTTGCCGAGCCGATGGAACCGGGCGCGGGGGCATCGAACAAACGTAAGCGCTGA
- the gloB gene encoding hydroxyacylglutathione hydrolase, translating into MISIEAIPAFEDNYIWLLKPGGGQAVVVDPGEAGPVIATLEQQGLTLVAILVTHGHHDHVGGIAELVRRYQPAVYGPRHEIVPFIKHPLGDGDQVTVGPLQLEVLDVPGHTAGHIAYYGHDSLFCGDTLFTAGCGKIFSGTSQQLYHSLKKISGLPTYINIYCAHEYTLDNLRFALLVEPDNDALKQRQQQTQSLRQRGLATVPSTLELELNTNPFLRCHSATIIAATQQKAGNILKNEEDIFRNLRQWRDDFA; encoded by the coding sequence ATGATTTCAATCGAAGCCATCCCTGCCTTTGAAGATAATTATATCTGGCTGCTCAAACCAGGTGGCGGCCAGGCGGTGGTCGTCGATCCCGGCGAAGCAGGTCCGGTGATCGCCACCCTTGAACAACAAGGTCTAACACTGGTCGCCATCCTCGTGACCCACGGCCACCACGATCATGTCGGCGGCATCGCGGAACTGGTCAGACGCTATCAACCTGCCGTCTATGGCCCTCGCCATGAGATCGTCCCCTTTATCAAGCATCCGCTCGGCGACGGGGATCAGGTTACAGTCGGCCCGCTGCAACTGGAAGTCCTGGATGTTCCGGGCCACACCGCCGGACATATTGCTTATTACGGCCACGACAGCCTGTTTTGCGGAGATACCTTGTTTACCGCTGGCTGCGGCAAGATCTTCAGCGGCACCAGTCAGCAACTCTATCATTCACTTAAAAAAATCTCAGGCCTGCCGACATATATAAATATCTACTGCGCACACGAATATACCCTCGATAATCTGCGATTTGCACTGTTGGTCGAACCTGATAACGACGCGCTGAAACAGCGGCAGCAACAGACTCAATCATTACGCCAACGAGGACTCGCCACCGTCCCGTCGACACTTGAACTTGAGCTGAACACTAACCCATTTCTGCGTTGTCATTCGGCGACAATAATCGCCGCCACCCAACAGAAGGCAGGTAACATTCTGAAAAATGAAGAAGATATATTCCGGAACCTGCGCCAGTGGAGGGACGATTTTGCTTAA
- the rnhA gene encoding ribonuclease HI, whose translation MSDRVDIFTDGACRGNPGPGGWGAILRYKENEKTLSGAEPHTTNNRMELMAAIAALESLKRSCRVNVTTDSQYVRQGITEWMANWKRRGWKTADRKPVKNIDLWQRLDEAASRHQVEWHWVRGHTGHPENEQADALANQAIDEMIKMQIQG comes from the coding sequence ATGTCTGATCGGGTCGATATTTTTACCGACGGTGCCTGTCGTGGCAATCCGGGTCCTGGGGGTTGGGGCGCAATCCTGCGTTATAAAGAGAATGAGAAAACGCTGAGCGGGGCGGAACCGCATACCACCAATAATCGGATGGAACTGATGGCGGCGATCGCAGCGCTGGAAAGTCTGAAGCGATCATGTCGAGTGAATGTGACCACGGATTCGCAGTATGTGCGCCAGGGGATTACCGAATGGATGGCCAACTGGAAGCGTCGCGGCTGGAAAACCGCCGATCGCAAGCCGGTGAAAAATATCGATCTCTGGCAGCGACTGGATGAAGCGGCTAGCCGTCACCAGGTCGAGTGGCATTGGGTGCGGGGGCACACCGGTCATCCCGAAAATGAACAGGCGGATGCCTTGGCTAACCAAGCGATTGATGAAATGATTAAAATGCAGATTCAGGGATAA
- a CDS encoding DsrE/DsrF/DrsH-like family protein, whose translation MSEKKMAIIASKGSLDWAYPPFILASTAAALGYEVRIFFTFYGLQLLRKDCDLQVTSLGNTGMPMPMPMPVVMQGLPGMQAMMTAMMKSKLKSKGVASVEELRAICQESGVKLIACQMTMDLFEFQPAEFIDGVEFGGAATFLEFAGESNISLFI comes from the coding sequence ATGTCTGAAAAAAAGATGGCGATTATTGCATCCAAGGGTAGCCTCGACTGGGCCTATCCGCCGTTTATTTTGGCCTCTACGGCGGCCGCTCTCGGCTACGAAGTACGCATCTTTTTCACCTTTTATGGGTTGCAGTTGCTGCGGAAAGACTGTGATCTCCAGGTGACGTCCCTCGGTAACACCGGGATGCCGATGCCCATGCCGATGCCGGTCGTGATGCAGGGATTGCCCGGGATGCAGGCGATGATGACGGCGATGATGAAGTCCAAGCTCAAGTCCAAGGGCGTGGCCAGTGTCGAGGAGCTACGTGCCATTTGTCAGGAAAGTGGTGTCAAGTTGATTGCCTGTCAGATGACCATGGACCTGTTCGAATTTCAGCCTGCCGAATTTATCGATGGCGTTGAGTTTGGTGGCGCTGCGACCTTCCTTGAGTTTGCGGGCGAATCCAATATCAGCTTGTTTATTTAG
- a CDS encoding ankyrin repeat domain-containing protein yields the protein MRDQNMIAVRFGAIKFGVGFSVALALAGCAGNGFIAEQQTPPANTDTPVNPTASAITNDAPAAGDLAAAVDVSPSRLVLAARYGEIDTVKYLLDAGIAVDARDAHGNTALIAAAANAQRETVSLLLDRGANINATNTEDSTALMGAAAKADYKLAHQLLQAGAEVNARNNKGETALFLAVQYGDYSTVQVLLNGGANPNIKNTLAPNLRVGGFTPLMYAVTNGLTQQSTDWQAIARLLLESGADPNLTDSHGNAALNLAAQRKDEAMVTLLRQGGAHDDRAYATLSNDDALLRAARTGDERKVGELLANGANINYANPNGITPLLAAAYEGQLAMVKSLVAQGAQVNFVPSGLAQFAMAKSHAPLSERGLMEAAARGDTALLAAGRQGQFDIVTYLLAQGAQPNLPNRRGDTLLYIGASDGNADLVKILLDHGADPNTLERDNRNNRSAAGNLALGRNSVLIRAAQGGHEEAVKLLLAAGADINYRGVMGKTALYNAIENDRPAVAELLLNREADANIASMAGTMPLMEAARRGNRELAQLLLTKGASINAVEKPDLGYSVPETTLTGMTAMLYAAHAGQTEMVKLLLGAGAEINIHNSNGKTAIREAADRGDAEVVQLLRTAGSREEVTLLKLQGQ from the coding sequence ATGCGTGATCAGAACATGATAGCAGTGCGTTTCGGTGCAATAAAATTCGGTGTTGGCTTTTCTGTTGCATTAGCGCTTGCTGGTTGCGCCGGCAATGGTTTTATTGCGGAACAACAAACCCCTCCTGCCAATACTGACACGCCAGTAAACCCAACGGCGTCCGCCATAACGAATGATGCACCTGCAGCTGGCGATCTCGCCGCTGCGGTGGATGTCTCGCCATCACGGTTGGTGCTCGCGGCACGTTACGGCGAAATCGATACTGTTAAATATCTGCTCGATGCCGGTATCGCCGTTGACGCCCGCGATGCGCACGGCAACACAGCATTGATTGCTGCGGCAGCGAATGCTCAGCGCGAGACGGTTAGTTTGCTATTGGATCGTGGCGCCAACATCAATGCTACCAACACCGAAGACTCCACCGCACTGATGGGTGCCGCCGCCAAAGCAGATTACAAGCTTGCTCATCAATTATTACAAGCAGGTGCTGAAGTTAATGCGCGTAACAATAAGGGTGAAACAGCGCTCTTTCTCGCCGTGCAATATGGCGATTATTCCACGGTCCAGGTGTTGCTGAATGGCGGTGCCAATCCGAATATCAAAAACACTCTGGCGCCTAATTTGCGTGTGGGTGGTTTTACGCCATTAATGTATGCCGTGACTAATGGTCTGACGCAACAATCCACCGACTGGCAGGCGATTGCACGCTTGTTGCTCGAGTCGGGTGCCGATCCGAATTTGACTGATAGTCATGGCAATGCCGCATTGAATCTGGCGGCACAACGCAAAGACGAGGCAATGGTAACCTTGCTCAGACAAGGGGGCGCGCATGACGATCGTGCCTATGCCACGCTCAGTAATGACGATGCACTGTTGCGTGCGGCGCGTACGGGGGATGAGCGAAAAGTGGGCGAGTTGCTTGCGAATGGCGCCAACATAAATTACGCCAATCCTAATGGCATCACCCCTTTACTGGCCGCCGCCTATGAAGGCCAGCTGGCAATGGTTAAAAGTCTGGTTGCACAAGGTGCGCAAGTGAATTTTGTGCCTTCCGGGCTGGCGCAATTTGCGATGGCGAAATCGCACGCGCCGTTGAGTGAGCGCGGATTGATGGAAGCCGCTGCCCGTGGCGATACCGCATTGCTGGCGGCCGGTCGCCAAGGGCAGTTCGATATCGTGACTTATTTGTTAGCACAAGGTGCGCAGCCCAATCTGCCGAATCGTCGTGGCGACACGCTGCTGTATATCGGCGCCAGTGATGGCAATGCCGATCTGGTGAAGATTCTGCTGGATCATGGCGCTGACCCGAATACCCTGGAGCGTGACAATCGTAACAATCGCTCCGCCGCCGGCAATCTGGCCTTGGGGCGTAACAGCGTATTAATTCGTGCCGCGCAAGGTGGGCATGAAGAAGCCGTCAAGTTATTGCTTGCCGCAGGTGCCGATATCAACTATCGCGGTGTAATGGGCAAGACTGCACTCTACAACGCTATTGAAAATGATCGCCCCGCCGTTGCGGAATTGTTGCTCAATCGTGAGGCAGACGCCAATATCGCCAGCATGGCGGGCACCATGCCGTTGATGGAAGCCGCACGGCGCGGCAACCGCGAACTGGCGCAATTGCTATTAACCAAGGGCGCCAGTATCAATGCCGTTGAAAAGCCCGATTTGGGCTACAGCGTACCTGAGACTACGCTCACTGGCATGACAGCAATGCTCTATGCCGCGCATGCGGGACAGACAGAGATGGTGAAGTTGCTGTTGGGTGCCGGTGCAGAGATCAATATTCACAACAGTAATGGCAAAACAGCCATCCGCGAAGCAGCAGATCGTGGCGATGCCGAGGTGGTGCAGTTATTGCGTACTGCTGGTTCCCGCGAAGAAGTGACATTGTTAAAATTGCAGGGGCAATAA
- the dnaQ gene encoding DNA polymerase III subunit epsilon, with product MRQIILDTETTGLDPADGHRIIEIGCVELVNRRLTGNHFHQYLQPDRKIDESAVEVHGITSEFLADKPRFTDVAREFLEFIRGAELVIHNAPFDVGFLNHEFARLGKEEWGQIQEHCQILDTLTLARQMHPGQRNSLDALCKRYSIDNSGRTLHGALLDSEILADVYLAMTGGQTALLLDASQEPQAPNGLQTTLRRMTDRAPLPVIRPSADEIAAHEAYLDRVEKSCGGKSVWRQ from the coding sequence ATGCGACAGATAATTCTCGATACCGAAACCACAGGTCTGGATCCCGCCGACGGGCACCGGATTATCGAAATCGGTTGCGTCGAGCTGGTGAACCGGCGGCTCACCGGTAACCACTTCCACCAGTATTTACAGCCGGATCGCAAAATCGACGAGAGCGCAGTCGAGGTGCATGGTATTACCAGCGAGTTTCTCGCAGATAAGCCACGTTTCACCGACGTTGCTCGCGAGTTTCTCGAATTTATTCGTGGGGCCGAGTTGGTTATCCATAATGCGCCGTTCGATGTCGGTTTTCTGAATCATGAGTTTGCCCGGCTGGGTAAGGAGGAGTGGGGACAGATTCAGGAACACTGTCAGATCCTGGATACTTTGACCTTGGCCCGCCAGATGCACCCCGGTCAGCGCAACAGTCTGGATGCCCTGTGCAAGCGCTATAGTATTGATAATTCAGGAAGAACCTTGCACGGCGCCTTATTGGACTCCGAAATCCTGGCCGATGTTTACCTGGCGATGACCGGGGGCCAGACGGCCCTGTTGCTGGATGCATCGCAGGAACCGCAGGCCCCAAATGGTCTGCAGACAACCCTGCGCCGCATGACGGATCGTGCCCCGTTGCCGGTGATACGGCCCAGTGCCGATGAAATCGCGGCTCATGAGGCCTATCTGGACCGGGTCGAAAAAAGCTGTGGCGGCAAGAGCGTCTGGCGCCAATAG
- a CDS encoding group 1 truncated hemoglobin, with protein sequence MGKKQSLYDRIGGEAAVNAAVDVFYRKVLSDVRIKHFFDGVDMAKQHTKQKAFITMALGGPSNYSGKDMRTAHAHLVAKGLNDSHFNAVVENLGATLQELGVPDNLIGEAAAIVETTRNDVLGK encoded by the coding sequence ATGGGCAAGAAACAATCACTATATGACCGTATCGGCGGTGAGGCAGCCGTCAATGCCGCCGTCGATGTGTTCTATCGCAAAGTGCTGAGCGATGTCCGCATCAAGCACTTTTTCGATGGTGTGGATATGGCTAAGCAGCACACTAAACAAAAAGCCTTCATCACCATGGCGCTGGGTGGTCCCAGCAATTACAGTGGCAAAGACATGCGTACCGCTCACGCCCATTTGGTGGCCAAAGGTTTGAATGACAGCCACTTCAATGCCGTAGTGGAAAATCTGGGTGCAACTTTGCAAGAACTGGGTGTGCCGGATAATTTGATCGGCGAAGCGGCGGCGATTGTTGAAACCACGCGTAATGACGTGCTTGGGAAATAA
- a CDS encoding methyltransferase domain-containing protein → MIAGLKRSEINKIRWDLRAWYQRPVGRLLQEMERQQLDDILPTLFGYHLLQVGLVQGDDLLASSRISHRLVVDPDGNEHVCSSLVAYPDALPVAGDSVDVVVLPHTLEFERDPHEILREIDRILIPEGHIVVLGFNPWSLWGLRRLLRRRNAPWSGDFLSLTRLKDWMALLGFDIVLVRHHFFRPPLRRHTLMTRLRFMEKLGARFWPRLGGAYVLVARKRVTTLTPIKPRWRPRRGVVAGVVRPTTRSSSHV, encoded by the coding sequence ATGATAGCTGGCCTCAAGCGCTCTGAAATTAACAAGATACGCTGGGATCTCCGCGCCTGGTATCAGCGCCCGGTGGGGCGGCTGTTGCAGGAAATGGAGCGGCAGCAGTTGGACGATATCCTGCCGACCTTGTTCGGTTATCACCTGCTGCAGGTGGGATTGGTGCAGGGTGACGATTTGCTCGCCAGTAGCAGGATCAGCCACCGCTTGGTGGTGGATCCGGACGGCAACGAGCACGTGTGTTCGTCGTTGGTGGCTTATCCCGATGCCCTGCCTGTGGCCGGGGACAGTGTGGATGTGGTGGTGTTACCGCATACCCTGGAGTTTGAGCGCGATCCGCACGAAATTTTGCGTGAGATTGATCGCATCCTGATCCCAGAAGGGCATATCGTGGTGCTGGGGTTTAACCCGTGGAGTCTTTGGGGCTTGCGCCGACTCCTGCGGCGGCGGAACGCGCCCTGGAGCGGTGACTTTTTGAGTCTGACCCGGCTCAAGGACTGGATGGCGCTGCTGGGTTTCGATATTGTGCTGGTGCGTCATCACTTCTTTCGGCCACCGCTGCGGCGACATACCTTAATGACAAGACTACGATTTATGGAAAAGTTGGGCGCCAGGTTCTGGCCACGCTTGGGCGGGGCCTATGTCTTGGTGGCCAGGAAGCGGGTGACCACCCTAACGCCGATTAAACCGCGTTGGCGACCCAGGCGCGGCGTTGTGGCCGGTGTAGTACGGCCCACCACGCGCAGCAGTTCCCATGTCTGA
- a CDS encoding M48 family metallopeptidase produces MLALLALGLSHPFSASAAVELPDMGDPSATILSTAEDRALGQEFMRNVRRSLTVLEDPEINSYINSLGYRLLTGAETGQTQFTFFVVDAPQINAFAGPGGYIGIHSDLILAAETEGELAAVMAHEIAHVTQHHLARAFQKASTVNLQTAAAIIAAIILGGQNPQLGQAAIAASTAGNIQQQLNFTREHEKEADWVGIEILANAGYDPRDMPGFFEKLQQSLRYMESTTPELLRTHPVTANRIADSRGRAEQFPLKGDVASPNFALIKARLRVMTDKSPNERLKTLEQQMLQVKNDSALRYEYALALLETGATDQARATLQPLLKEKKVEIAYISASAQIDLRAGQATHAKKTLEQALLLFPGHPTLTTLLAKAELELKQPAAAEQLIRTLIQDQNQLLLPSYYHLLAQSQDQLGNSADAHLSLAEYYYLIGQTRTAIEQLEIALHQIKENDTYRKERINARMDILKEAALEESRQH; encoded by the coding sequence TTGTTGGCCCTTCTAGCGCTAGGGTTATCGCACCCGTTTTCTGCCTCTGCCGCCGTCGAACTGCCAGATATGGGCGATCCTTCGGCCACAATCCTCAGCACCGCCGAAGATCGGGCACTGGGTCAGGAGTTTATGCGCAATGTGCGCCGCAGTCTGACTGTACTCGAAGACCCGGAGATCAACAGCTACATCAATAGCCTGGGCTATCGCCTGCTCACCGGCGCCGAAACCGGTCAAACCCAGTTCACCTTTTTTGTGGTAGACGCCCCCCAGATCAACGCCTTTGCCGGTCCCGGGGGCTATATCGGCATCCATTCGGACCTGATCCTGGCCGCCGAGACTGAAGGCGAACTGGCCGCCGTCATGGCCCATGAAATCGCCCACGTCACCCAGCACCACCTGGCCCGCGCTTTTCAGAAGGCCTCGACCGTCAATCTGCAAACTGCCGCCGCCATCATTGCCGCGATTATTCTGGGCGGCCAGAATCCTCAGCTCGGTCAAGCCGCTATTGCCGCCTCCACGGCAGGTAATATCCAGCAACAATTAAATTTCACGCGTGAGCACGAAAAAGAAGCGGATTGGGTCGGTATCGAAATCCTCGCGAATGCCGGATATGACCCGCGGGACATGCCAGGTTTTTTTGAAAAACTACAACAATCCCTGCGCTACATGGAAAGTACCACTCCGGAATTGCTGCGTACCCACCCGGTGACTGCAAACCGGATTGCCGATTCGCGCGGCCGGGCGGAACAATTCCCGCTCAAAGGGGATGTCGCCAGCCCCAATTTTGCTTTGATTAAAGCCAGGCTGCGAGTCATGACCGACAAATCGCCGAATGAGCGACTCAAGACACTTGAACAACAAATGCTTCAAGTCAAAAACGATAGCGCGCTGCGCTATGAATATGCACTGGCATTACTGGAAACCGGCGCCACCGATCAGGCACGGGCAACATTACAACCCTTACTCAAAGAAAAAAAGGTGGAAATTGCCTATATCAGTGCCAGTGCTCAAATCGATTTACGTGCTGGGCAAGCCACGCATGCTAAAAAAACACTGGAGCAAGCGCTACTACTATTCCCTGGCCACCCGACATTAACTACCCTGCTGGCAAAAGCTGAGCTTGAATTGAAACAACCCGCCGCCGCCGAACAATTAATACGCACCTTGATTCAAGATCAGAACCAACTCTTGTTACCGTCTTATTATCATCTCTTGGCCCAGAGTCAGGATCAACTGGGTAACAGTGCGGACGCCCATCTATCATTGGCGGAATATTATTACTTGATTGGCCAGACCCGAACCGCCATCGAACAACTGGAAATCGCGCTCCATCAGATCAAGGAAAATGATACCTACCGTAAAGAACGCATTAACGCCCGCATGGATATTTTAAAAGAAGCGGCGCTGGAAGAATCGCGCCAGCATTAA
- a CDS encoding LysM peptidoglycan-binding domain-containing protein — MLEKTKPVVRTFLLHISLCMLLIGCATSQPKPVVQIKPASATMAPAPAQTPPPANATKPKLTLSQEIIGLADAPEPPPFEEISSVLDARNSAISLNDVLTSLDDNVTEADESVAESETNVVDDAAETFDNIGATTAIVADDSLIWERLRRGFRLQDKDHPRVEPDLNWYASRPDYLDRTFKRARPYLHYILEQIEKRGMPTEIALLPVVESAFQPFAYSQSNAAGIWQFISGTARRYDLKMNWWYDGRRDIKASTEAALNYLEYLNRDFNGDWLLALAAYNSGEGTVRRAVRNNQSRGLGISYWDLDLPKETRGYVPKLLAISKIVASPADYNIVLEEIPNRSQIVSVTIESQLDLALAAEMAHISLEELYTLNPGYNRWATSPNGPHRLMLPRDRAELFKTKLAEIPIHKRMKWLHHQVAKGETLSQIASKYSLSVDAVRRANDLKERRVKRGQHLVIPVASLSNIEASSKRERSNSKNKTKDKGSYTVQKGDTLYKIARDLDVPVKELAAWNSLTTRDKVKLGQKLTIKHDDSYEKSSEPTATAFVSAIPSIDSIRPDHSSGPGKVLGADQVTRKISYQVRHGDSLTRISRRFNVTIAQIRQWNPSIKKKVRPGQSLTVYVDVTKLSDNI, encoded by the coding sequence ATGCTGGAAAAGACGAAACCTGTAGTCCGCACTTTCCTGCTTCATATCAGTCTCTGCATGTTATTGATTGGTTGCGCGACTTCGCAACCCAAACCCGTGGTGCAAATCAAACCTGCGTCCGCTACTATGGCGCCTGCCCCGGCCCAAACTCCACCCCCGGCAAACGCCACCAAACCAAAATTAACGCTCAGCCAGGAAATCATTGGTCTTGCCGATGCCCCTGAACCACCGCCCTTCGAGGAAATCTCCTCGGTACTCGATGCCCGTAATTCAGCGATTTCGCTCAACGACGTTCTCACGTCCCTCGATGACAATGTTACCGAAGCCGACGAATCCGTCGCCGAATCAGAGACCAATGTCGTAGACGATGCTGCCGAAACCTTCGACAATATTGGCGCCACCACCGCTATCGTCGCCGATGATTCACTCATTTGGGAGCGACTTCGTCGCGGCTTTCGCCTGCAGGATAAGGATCACCCTCGCGTCGAACCCGATTTGAATTGGTATGCCAGTCGACCCGATTATCTCGACCGTACCTTCAAACGCGCGCGCCCTTATCTGCATTATATCCTCGAGCAGATAGAGAAACGCGGCATGCCCACTGAAATCGCGCTGTTGCCGGTAGTTGAGAGCGCCTTTCAACCCTTCGCCTACTCTCAGAGCAATGCCGCGGGCATCTGGCAATTTATCTCTGGCACCGCACGCCGTTACGACCTCAAGATGAACTGGTGGTATGACGGCCGCCGCGACATTAAGGCATCAACCGAAGCAGCACTCAATTATCTTGAATACTTAAATCGCGATTTTAATGGCGACTGGTTGCTGGCACTTGCGGCATACAACTCCGGCGAAGGCACCGTACGCCGAGCCGTGAGAAACAATCAAAGCCGTGGCCTCGGCATCAGCTACTGGGATCTCGATTTACCGAAAGAAACCCGTGGCTATGTCCCGAAGCTACTGGCCATCAGCAAAATTGTTGCCTCGCCTGCCGACTACAACATCGTGCTGGAAGAAATCCCCAACCGCTCGCAGATTGTCTCTGTCACCATCGAGTCGCAACTGGATTTGGCCCTGGCCGCGGAAATGGCCCATATCTCGCTGGAAGAACTTTACACATTAAATCCCGGTTATAACCGTTGGGCCACCTCGCCTAATGGCCCTCATCGCCTGATGCTGCCGCGCGACCGCGCCGAACTCTTCAAGACAAAACTTGCCGAGATTCCCATCCACAAGCGCATGAAGTGGCTCCACCATCAAGTTGCAAAGGGTGAAACACTGAGTCAGATTGCGTCCAAATATAGTCTCTCGGTAGATGCCGTCAGGCGCGCCAACGACCTCAAAGAGCGCCGCGTCAAACGTGGCCAGCATCTCGTAATTCCCGTCGCCAGCCTCAGCAATATTGAAGCCTCATCCAAGAGAGAGCGGAGTAATTCCAAAAACAAGACCAAGGACAAGGGCTCCTACACCGTGCAAAAGGGGGATACTCTGTATAAAATCGCCCGAGATCTTGACGTCCCGGTCAAAGAACTTGCCGCATGGAATAGCCTGACCACGCGGGACAAAGTAAAACTCGGCCAGAAGCTCACCATTAAGCATGATGACAGCTATGAGAAAAGCAGCGAACCCACGGCAACAGCGTTCGTCTCCGCCATTCCCAGCATTGATTCCATCCGCCCCGATCACAGCAGTGGGCCGGGGAAGGTGCTTGGTGCCGATCAAGTTACCCGCAAGATCAGTTATCAGGTCCGTCATGGTGATTCGCTGACGCGGATTTCACGCCGATTTAATGTCACCATTGCCCAAATTCGACAATGGAACCCCAGCATCAAAAAGAAAGTCCGTCCGGGTCAGTCATTGACGGTATATGTAGACGTTACCAAACTCTCCGATAACATCTGA